acactaaagagcgggagacgagcccgccggaaaaggggcggggcctatctcctcagcacacagcgccattttccttacacagctccgctggtcaggacggctcccaggtctctcccctgcactgcactacagaaacagggtaaaacaagagagggggggcaaaatagtggcaagaattattataaaagcagctatacagggagcacttattataaggctatccctgtcatatatagcgcttttggtgtgtgctggcaaactctccctctgtctccccaaagggctagtggggtcctgtcttcgttaagagcattccctgtgtgtctgctgtgtgtcggtacgtgtgtgtcgacatgtatgaggacgatattggtgtggaggcggagcaattgccaaatatggggatgtcacctcctagggggtcgacaccagaatggatgcctttatttatggaattacgggatagtgtcaacacgctaaaacagtcgtttgacgacatgagacggccggacaatcagttagtgcctgtccaggcgcctcaaacaccgtcaggggcggtaaaacgccctttgcctcagtcggtcgacagacccagacacaggcactgattccagtggcgacggtgacgaatcaaccgtattttccagtagggccacacgttatatgattttggcaatgaaggaggcgttacatttagctgatactacaggtaccactaaacagggtattatgtggggtgtgaaaaaactacctatagtttttcccgaatcagaagaactaaatgatgtatgtgatgaagcgtgggttgcccccgataaaaagatgctaatttcaaagaagttattagctttataccctttcccgtcagaggttagggcgcgctgggaaacacctcctagggtggacaaggcgctcacacgcttatctaaacaagtggcgttaccctctcctgagacggccgcacttaaagatccagcagataggaggatggaaaatatccaaaaaagtatatacacacatacaggtgttatactacgaccagctatagcgacagcctggatgtgcagtgctggagtagcttggtcagagtccctgattgaaaatattgataccctggatagggacaatgttttactgtctttagagcaaataaaggatgcatttctttatatgcgtgatgcacagagggatatctgcacactggcatcacgggtaagtgctatgtccatttcagccagaagaagtttatggacgcgacagtggtcaggcgatgcggactcaaaacggcatatggaagttttgccgtataaaggggaggagttatttggagtcggtctatcagatttggtggccacggctacagccgggaaatccacttttttacctcaagctactccccaacagaaaaagacaccgacttttcaaccgcagccctttcgttcctttaaaaacaagagagcaaagggatattcatatctgccacgaggcagaggaaaggggaagagacaccaacaggcagctccttcccaggaacagaagccctcccccgcttctacaaaagcctcagcatgacgctggggcttctcaagcggactcgggggcggtgggcggtcgtctcaagaatttcagcgcgcagtgggctcactcgcaggtagatccctggatcctgcagataatatctcaggggtacaggttagaactagagacagatccgcctcgccgtttcctgaagtctgctttaccaacgtccccctccgaaagggagacggttttggaagccattcacaagctgtactctcagcaggtgatagtcaaggtacctcttctacaacagggaaaggggtattattccactctatttgtggtaccgaagccggacggctcggtaagacctattctaaatctgaagtccttgaacctatacataaagaagttcaagttcaaaatggagtcactcagagcagtgatagcgaacctggaagaaggggactttatggtgtccttggacatcaaagatgcgtacctccacgttccaatttacccctcacaccaggggtacctcaggttcgttgtacaaaactgtcactatcagtttcagacgctgccgttcggattgtccacggcacctcgagtctttacaaaggtaatggccgagatgatgattcttcttcgaagaaaaggcgtattaattatcccatacttggacgatctcctaataagggcaaggtccagagaacagctagagaggggattagcactgtctcaagaagtgctaaaacagcacggctggattctgaatattccaaaatcccagttaatgccgacaactcgtctgctgttcctggggatgattctggacacggttcagaaaaaggtttttctcccggaggaaaaagccaaggagttatccgagcttgtcaggaacctcctaaaaccaggaaaggtgtctgtacatcaatgcacaagagtcctgggaaaaatggtggcttcttacgaagcaattccattcggcagattccatgcacgaattttccagagggatctgttggacaaatggtcagggtcgcatcttcagatgcaccagcggataaccctgtctccaaggacaagggtatctcttctgtggtggttgcagagtgctcatctattggagggccgcagattcggcatacaggattggatcctggtgaccacggacgccagcctgagaggctggggagcaatcacacaaggaagaaacttccagggagtgtggacgagcctggaaacgtctcttcacataaacattctggaactaagagcaatctacaatgctctaagccaggcagaacctctgcttcaaggaaaatcggtgttgatccagtcggacaacatcacggcagtcgcccatgtaaacagacagggcggcacaagaagcaggagtgcaatggcagaagctgcaaggattcttcgctgggcagagaatcatgtgatagcactgtcagcagtgttcatcccgggagtggacaactgggaagcagacttcctcagcagacacgaccttcacccgggagagtggggacttcatccggaagtcttccacatgctggtaacccgttgggaaagaccaatggtggacatgatggcgtctcgcctcaacaaaaaactggacaggtattgcgccaggtcaagagatccgcaggcgatagctgtggacgcgctggtaacgccttgggtgtaccagtcggtgtatgtgtttcctcctcttcctctcataccaaaagtattgagaattatacggcaaagaggcgtaagaacgatactagtggttccggattggccaagaaggacttggtacccggaacttcaagagatgatcacggaagatccgtggcctctacctctaaggagggacttgcttcagcagggtccctgtctgtttcaagacttaccgcggctgcgtttgacggcatggcggttgaacgccggatcctaaaggaaaaaggcatgccggaagaagtcattcctactttgattaaagcaaggaaggaagtaaccgtgcaacactatcaccgcatttggcgaagatatgttgcgtggtgcgaggatcggagtgctccgacggaggaatttcaactgggtcgattcctacatttcctgcaatcaggattgtctatgggtctcaaattgggatctattaaggttcaaatttcggccctgtcaattttctttcaaaaagaattggcttcagttcctgaagtccagacttttgttaagggagtgctgcatatacagcctcctgtggtgcctccagtggcaccgtgggatctcaatgtggttttggaatttctaaaatctcattggtttgaaccactaaataaggtggatttaaaatatctcacatggaaagtgaccatgttactagccctggcttcggccaggagagtgtcagaactggcagctttatcttacaaaagcccatatctgattttccattcggacagggcagaactgcggactcgtccgcattttctccctaaggtggtgtcagcatttcatctgaaccagcctattgtagtgcctgcggctacaagtgacttggaggactccaagttactggacgttgtcagagcattaaaaatatatattgcaaggacagctggagtcagaaagtctgactcgttgtttatattgtatgcacccaacaagatgggtgctcctgcgtctaagcagacgattgctcgttggatctgtagcacaatccaacttgcacattctgtggcaggcctgccacagcctaaatctgtaaaggcccactccacaaggaaggtgggctcatcttgggcggctgcccgaggggtctcggcattacaactttgccgagcagctacgtggtcaggggagaacacgtttgtaaaattttacaaatttgatactctggctaaggaggacctggagttctctcattcggtgctgcagagtcatccgcactctcccgcccgtttgggagctttggtataatccccatggtcctttcaggaaccccagcatccactaggacgatagagaaaataagaatttacttaccgataattctatttctcggagtccgtagtggatgctgggcgcccatcccaagtgcggattatctgcaataattgtacatagttattgttaactaattcgggttattgtttaggaagccatctttcggaggctcctctgttatcatactgttaactgggtttgatcacaagttgtacggtgtgattggtgtggctggtatgagtcttacccgggattcaaaattcctcccttattgtgtacgctcgtccgggcacagtacctaactgaggcttggaggagggtcatagggggaggagccagtgcacaccacctgatcggaaagctttactttttgtgccctgtctcctgcggagccgctattccccatggtcctttcaggaaccccagcatccactacggactccgagaaatagaattatcggtaagtaaattcttattttagtcctTATTCTTAAAgaggtcagcaatgtgttattagCACTGAACTCTTACCTTTGCGGGGGAGAGGGATCAAACctttgagaaagataaagtactaaccaatcagcttctgctatGTTACATGCTGCGTTTGAAAAATCAGTCTCCTCCTTGTTCTAGTATTGATACACCTTTATTGATGAATTGATGTTTGTGTGACCATTACTTTAATGTAAAATAAATACTGCAGTCACTTTGTTTCTTACCTGGTCGCCTCTTCCCGCAGGGGAAACACACCTGAGTCCCGGGGAACTGCGTATGTGGTATATGAAGATATATTTGATGCTAAGAACGCCTGCGATCATCTCTCTGGGTTTAACGTCTGCAACAGATACCTGGTTGTTCTGTACTATAACGCAAACAGGGTAAGTTACTCTCCGAGGTCTGGATTTGGGGACTGTGCTATTCTCTTCTTTCTGCTAATACTGTTAAGCAGCTATATGAGTATTACAGAATAGTTTTGCCACTAATTGACAATATGTAGATTTCCCATGACTTGACTTGTGACGTTCGGATTTAGATTTGGCTGCCAGGTTTTTGTGTCATGTATGTTGGAGACTGGGACGGGATATCTAAGTGTAGGCCTCAGTGCTGCGTTTGTTTCTGTATAGATTTGAACATGGCCAATAAGTAACCTCACCGTTCTATATTTCCAGGCGTTCCAGAAGATGgacacaaagaagaaagaagaacagcTCAAACTTCTCAAAGAGAAATATGGAATTAACACCGACCCCCCAAAATAAGGGcaatgggtttttttgtttgtatttttttctttttattttgtaTGATTCCCGAGCTGTTCCAGCGACTTATCTTTAAGAAAGGACACATGGACTTCTGTTTTTCCTGGAGTATGTGGCAAATTAATTTGTATGCTTCATTTTCCACCAGTGATCTGAGGTACGGGGTGTGTGACTGCTGTACAGTCGTTTCATGTTCTACACCACATTTGATAAGTAGGATAATGTTGCAGTCGCCATTTTACCTGAAGTGGCTGAAAGCTCTCCGTGTGCAGACAAGACGCCACTTCCTGTTGTCTCCCGCAGCCGGACAGCCCATCGTACACACTAGAACTTCTGTCCCCCCCCTGTCTGCTGCTTGTAGGTCACAAATCTAAAGCTTCATTGTCATACAATTCAAATAAAATCTGTCAAGTGTATGGCTTTGTAGGTTTCTTCTTGTATGGCTGCCTCAGATATGTGTTAGCCATTGGTGGATTATAACTATGAACCCTTTGCTAGGATGGAATAAAGTGGAAGTTCTTGATGCTAGCTACTCCGTGGACCACGCAGCATGTACAGTAAAGTAGAATCGGGTAATAGCTGTTGTCTGTATAGTAGTTTGGAATGTTCTGCAATTTTCGTAGCAAATTGGCCACCTGGCCCTATTATATTATCTATGGATACAACATTAATATGAGCAGACAATATGACCTAcagtatccccccctccccccatactaaTACTATTCCGTCCCTCGTTTCTTTAACCGTTCTAGAAAAAAGTTTGGACTTGTCTCCCCTGCACGTTTGTTATCCTGCTGGGGGCGGGGGGGTGGTCTAAATCTATCCCTGGTGAATCATACAGTAGCTCCAGATCGACCTAGATTAcatgcagttatttatatagcacacacacattacgCAGTCCTGTACAAGAATATTCATCACGAATATGAATACACTTCAGAGGCAAATGATGTGACAATAAACTGCTCTGTGGACGGCTTTAGAAGCAGATGTGCCAGTTGCAGTTTCTAGGCAAAGCTGGAGATGTTTGTATAATGTATGGTAAGACGCTCCTGCCGCCCACTCGTGGTGAAGGGAGATGTTTATCAGCCCACAGCATGGT
The Pseudophryne corroboree isolate aPseCor3 chromosome 4, aPseCor3.hap2, whole genome shotgun sequence DNA segment above includes these coding regions:
- the SF3B6 gene encoding splicing factor 3B subunit 6 — protein: MAMQAAKRANIRLPPEVNRILYIRNLPYKITGEEMYDIFGKYGPIRQIRVGNTPESRGTAYVVYEDIFDAKNACDHLSGFNVCNRYLVVLYYNANRAFQKMDTKKKEEQLKLLKEKYGINTDPPK